One Nocardioides oleivorans DNA segment encodes these proteins:
- a CDS encoding carbohydrate kinase family protein, producing the protein MSLLVAGSIATDHLMSFPGKFSDSLVVDQLDKLSVSFLVEDLEVRRGGCAANICFGLGNLGLRPVLVGAVGEDFAEYRAWLERHHVDCDSIHVSETRHTARFVCTNDSSHAQIASFYAGAMSESREIELKPIVDRVGEPDYVIIGPDDPQGMLRHTEECRQRGYKFLADPSQQLAFGDGDLIRPLIDGAEILFSNEYEASLITQKTGWSRDEVLSRVGTWVVTLGPDGVRIDRAGEESVVVRAVPEIEKVEPTGVGDAFRAGFLAALSWGLGHERAAQLGCLLAVYVVEQVGTQEYEISRGAFLARCEATYGADAVADFEPHLKTIRP; encoded by the coding sequence GTGTCCCTCCTCGTAGCCGGATCCATCGCGACCGACCACCTGATGTCGTTCCCGGGCAAGTTCTCCGACAGCCTGGTGGTCGACCAGCTCGACAAGCTCTCGGTGTCGTTCCTCGTCGAGGACCTGGAGGTGCGCCGCGGCGGCTGTGCCGCCAACATCTGCTTCGGCCTCGGCAACCTGGGCCTGCGCCCGGTGCTCGTCGGCGCGGTCGGTGAGGACTTCGCCGAGTACCGCGCCTGGCTCGAGCGCCACCACGTCGACTGCGACTCGATCCACGTCTCCGAGACCCGCCACACGGCCCGCTTCGTGTGCACCAACGACTCCTCCCACGCGCAGATCGCGAGCTTCTACGCCGGCGCGATGAGCGAGTCGCGCGAGATCGAGCTGAAGCCGATCGTCGACCGCGTGGGTGAGCCCGACTACGTGATCATCGGTCCGGACGACCCGCAGGGCATGCTGCGCCACACCGAGGAGTGCCGCCAGCGCGGCTACAAGTTCCTCGCCGACCCCTCGCAGCAGCTGGCGTTCGGCGACGGCGACCTGATCCGACCGCTGATCGACGGCGCGGAGATCCTGTTCTCCAACGAGTACGAGGCCAGCCTCATCACCCAGAAGACCGGCTGGAGCCGCGACGAGGTGCTCTCGCGGGTCGGCACGTGGGTCGTCACGCTCGGCCCCGACGGCGTACGCATCGACCGCGCCGGCGAGGAGTCCGTCGTCGTGCGGGCCGTGCCCGAGATCGAGAAGGTCGAGCCCACCGGCGTCGGCGACGCGTTCCGCGCCGGCTTCCTCGCCGCGCTCAGCTGGGGCCTGGGCCACGAGCGTGCCGCCCAGCTGGGCTGCCTGCTCGCGGTCTACGTCGTCGAGCAGGTCGGCACGCAGGAGTACGAGATCTCCCGCGGCGCCTTCCTCGCCCGCTGCGAGGCGACCTACGGCGCCGACGCCGTCGCCGACTTCGAGCCGCACCTCAAGACCATCCGTCCCTGA
- a CDS encoding sulfurtransferase TusA family protein has product MSPGPSGPLGPIALELDCREVPCPMPVIELARHLADVAVGDLLAVVAHDPAAAVDVPAWCRMKQQDYAGADTADDGAPRYVVRRRS; this is encoded by the coding sequence GTGAGCCCCGGCCCCAGCGGGCCCCTCGGCCCGATCGCGCTCGAGCTCGACTGCCGCGAGGTGCCGTGCCCGATGCCGGTCATCGAGCTGGCCCGCCACCTCGCCGACGTGGCGGTCGGGGACCTGCTGGCCGTCGTCGCGCACGACCCCGCGGCAGCGGTCGACGTACCGGCCTGGTGCCGGATGAAGCAGCAGGACTACGCCGGCGCCGACACCGCCGACGACGGCGCCCCGCGCTACGTGGTGCGACGACGCAGCTGA
- a CDS encoding cysteine desulfurase family protein, with amino-acid sequence MTGPAAPRGATRRDLDSASSVPLQPAARDVLLAALDRGYADPRRLHLGGREARLLLDNAREATAEALGVRPDEVTFTPSGTHAVHLGLLGLVRGSRRGDVVVHPGVEHSAVRHAVAWGAQADEVAVTGDGRVDGADLVERATAAGAAVVALQTANHEVGTVQPVGDVGLPDDVPLFTDACASMGRLPLPAGWAAAAGSAHKWGGPAGVGVLLVRKRARWRNPFPGDDRVDERSTGFENVPAVLAAAASLQAVVAERDEVNARQHALVDVVRQRVAAEVPDVEVVGDPVRRLPHLVTFSCLYVDGEALVTELDRRGFGIASGSACTASTLTPSHVLEAMGVLTHGNVRLSLQHDTTRADVDAFCDALPGIVAEVRARVGM; translated from the coding sequence GTGACAGGTCCGGCGGCACCGCGCGGCGCCACCCGGCGCGACCTCGACAGCGCGTCGTCCGTGCCCCTCCAACCGGCCGCGCGCGACGTGCTGCTGGCGGCGCTCGACCGGGGGTACGCCGACCCGCGCAGGCTGCACCTCGGCGGGCGCGAGGCGCGGCTCCTGCTCGACAACGCGCGCGAGGCGACCGCGGAGGCGCTCGGGGTGCGGCCCGACGAGGTCACCTTCACCCCCAGCGGCACCCACGCGGTCCACCTCGGCCTGCTCGGGCTGGTGCGCGGGTCGCGGCGCGGCGACGTCGTCGTCCACCCGGGCGTCGAGCACTCGGCCGTGCGTCACGCGGTGGCCTGGGGCGCGCAGGCCGACGAGGTCGCCGTGACCGGCGACGGCCGGGTGGACGGCGCCGACCTGGTCGAGCGCGCCACGGCCGCCGGGGCGGCCGTCGTCGCGCTGCAGACCGCCAACCACGAGGTCGGCACAGTCCAGCCCGTCGGTGACGTCGGGCTGCCGGACGACGTCCCGCTCTTCACCGACGCCTGCGCCTCGATGGGGCGCCTGCCGCTGCCCGCGGGCTGGGCCGCCGCCGCGGGCTCGGCGCACAAGTGGGGCGGACCCGCCGGCGTCGGCGTGCTGCTGGTCCGCAAGCGGGCGCGGTGGCGCAACCCCTTCCCCGGCGACGACCGCGTCGACGAGCGGTCGACCGGCTTCGAGAACGTCCCCGCCGTGCTCGCGGCGGCAGCCTCGCTCCAGGCGGTGGTGGCCGAGCGGGACGAGGTCAACGCGCGCCAGCACGCCCTGGTGGACGTCGTACGGCAGCGGGTGGCGGCGGAGGTGCCCGACGTGGAGGTCGTCGGCGATCCCGTGCGCCGCCTCCCCCACCTCGTCACGTTCTCCTGCCTCTACGTCGACGGCGAGGCGCTGGTGACCGAGCTCGACCGTCGTGGCTTCGGCATCGCGAGCGGGTCGGCCTGCACCGCCTCCACCCTGACCCCGAGCCACGTGCTCGAGGCGATGGGCGTGCTGACCCACGGCAACGTCCGGCTCTCCCTCCAGCACGACACCACCCGCGCCGACGTCGACGCCTTCTGCGACGCGCTGCCCGGGATCGTGGCCGAGGTCCGGGCCCGGGTGGGCATGTGA
- the coxB gene encoding cytochrome c oxidase subunit II — translation MRRTLKVALLGVTMLVLAGCSEADQHEIRNWAMPDRASAQGPYTYELWKWAWVAALVTGVIVWGLIFYAVVKFRRRSDDEVPRQTRYNLPLEVFYTIAPVLMCVVFFFHTVRVQDEVLKIVPDPDMTVEVTGQQWSWTFNYGVGEQDTSATGDPGRNGDPSDFAYDGYVYTSGTGRNIPTLVLPVDQTIQFNLHSPDVIHDFGVPAFLVKMDVIPGRVNKLQVTPTVEGLYKGKCYELCGVSHSRMLFNVEVVSQAEYDAYLADLAEAGNTAETPVLGGSYVNDQAGLETDSEGQNE, via the coding sequence GTGCGGCGCACCCTGAAGGTCGCGCTGCTGGGTGTGACGATGCTGGTGCTGGCCGGGTGCTCCGAGGCCGACCAGCACGAGATCCGCAACTGGGCCATGCCCGACCGTGCGAGCGCCCAGGGTCCCTACACCTACGAGCTCTGGAAGTGGGCCTGGGTCGCGGCCCTCGTCACCGGCGTCATCGTCTGGGGCCTGATCTTCTACGCCGTGGTGAAGTTCCGCCGGCGCAGCGACGACGAGGTCCCCCGCCAGACGCGCTACAACCTCCCGCTCGAGGTCTTCTACACGATCGCCCCGGTCCTCATGTGCGTCGTGTTCTTCTTCCACACCGTCCGCGTGCAGGACGAGGTCCTCAAGATCGTCCCTGACCCCGACATGACCGTCGAGGTGACGGGCCAGCAGTGGTCGTGGACCTTCAACTACGGCGTCGGCGAGCAGGACACCTCCGCCACCGGCGACCCCGGTCGCAACGGCGACCCCAGCGACTTCGCCTACGACGGCTACGTCTACACCAGCGGCACGGGCCGCAACATCCCGACGCTGGTCCTCCCGGTCGACCAGACCATCCAGTTCAACCTGCACTCGCCCGACGTCATCCACGACTTCGGCGTCCCGGCCTTCCTCGTGAAGATGGACGTCATCCCGGGACGCGTCAACAAGCTCCAGGTCACCCCGACCGTCGAGGGCCTCTACAAGGGCAAGTGCTACGAGCTCTGCGGCGTCTCGCACTCGCGGATGCTCTTCAACGTCGAGGTCGTCAGCCAGGCCGAGTACGACGCCTACCTCGCCGACCTCGCCGAGGCGGGCAACACCGCTGAGACTCCGGTCCTCGGAGGCAGCTACGTCAACGACCAGGCCGGGCTCGAGACCGACTCGGAAGGACAGAACGAGTGA